One Gossypium raimondii isolate GPD5lz chromosome 3, ASM2569854v1, whole genome shotgun sequence genomic window carries:
- the LOC105795900 gene encoding uncharacterized protein LOC105795900 — MALYEALYGRRFRTLTCWTELGKRRVLGPELVSNTEMKVKLIRDRLKETSDRQKSYVNLKHREIEYSMGDYVFLKVSSRKKLLRFGRKGKLSPRFIGPYRVLQRVGSVAYQLDLPPKLDQVHDVFHVSMLRFYRSNPTHIVPVEEIEVKPDLTFEEEPVQILDCGVKVQRKKSIPLDKVLWRNHSSEEATWEPEEAMRQ; from the coding sequence ATGGCACTGTATGAGGCGTTATATGGTCGTAGGTTTCGTACTCTTACCTGTTGGACAGAATTGGGCAAGCGGCGAGTTTTGGGGCCAGAGTTAGTTTCTAATACCGAAATGAAGGTAAAACTGATTCGAGACCGATTGAAGGAAACATCTGATAGGCAGAAGTCCTACGTGAATCTTAAACACcgagagattgagtattctATGGGGGACTACGTATTTCTCAAGGTCTCCTCACGAAAAAAGTTATTGAGGTTTGGGCGGAAGGGTAAGcttagccctaggttcattgggccttaCCGTGTACTGCAGCGTGTGGGATCGGTCGCCTATCAACTTGATTTGCCTCCAAAATTAGACCAGGTTCATGATGTGTTCCACGTCTCCATGCTGAGGTTTTATCGCTCTAATCCCACACATATAGTAccagttgaggagattgaggttaagCCAGATCTGACCTTCGAGGAGGAGCCAGTGCAAATTTTAGACTGTGGGGTTAAGGTACAAAGAAAGAAATCTATTCCTCTAGACAAAGTACTTTGGCGCAATCACAGTTCAGAAGAGGCCACGTGGGAACCCGAAGAGGCGATGCGACAATAA